From the Saccharobesus litoralis genome, one window contains:
- a CDS encoding PKD domain-containing protein, with protein MTLFLNACSGGKNSGAENGGENEETPPQANQPSDIPDNVISRVIFRDHDPQIGLLGGEMLLQTNTAQPISEPFLAHGISHVFLYWADANGDPLGEPFQQSEISQLQNLTVDNGTSFPSDVRFIKVYVANSLGRAEQGVHFRFDDFIGNAQMAGAGGNEQTSWYYGDDRPLISIVRQNGICRLDNGLVSVIDMANERDEDWHNRTDNSSANVADDDLYPAYEFACDAEPVNSHREIADDIGVWTYSTLNDAMFYGTLVYDAFVKYFGEPPLNDKIRIRAHYAASWRSYAYWDGAYANFSDAYPLQYSTLSLDSVAHEVAHGVLTRISALDPWVNDLSPDAKTLHEAFADISGVMAKYEMTGQLDWLHGGENHGWVRQLDRIKTEHGAIASFLDYDAAQDNYYRRIGMLTYPFYLLSQQWGIEPAYHAYLNAAKHCWLPSSSLPDAAQCIKQQAVAVGGSEQDVVDAFKTVKIKLFEQGVLSHFTLEQNGYQIALTDNSQTDSQVLNWHWTLGDGTSSNLPNPTHTYAQAGEYQVKLTVTDQNYHQDTFTRQIEVTVEVNAQ; from the coding sequence GTGACGCTTTTTTTGAATGCTTGTAGTGGTGGAAAAAATAGCGGCGCAGAAAATGGCGGTGAAAATGAAGAAACGCCCCCACAAGCTAATCAGCCTTCTGACATTCCAGACAATGTCATTTCGCGAGTTATCTTTCGTGATCACGATCCGCAAATAGGGCTGTTGGGCGGTGAGATGTTATTACAAACTAATACAGCACAGCCAATTTCAGAACCTTTTTTAGCGCACGGTATTTCTCACGTGTTTTTGTATTGGGCTGATGCCAATGGCGATCCCCTAGGTGAGCCTTTTCAACAAAGTGAAATAAGCCAATTACAAAATCTGACTGTCGATAATGGCACTAGCTTTCCAAGTGACGTGAGATTTATCAAGGTTTACGTAGCCAACTCATTGGGTCGAGCAGAACAAGGGGTTCATTTTCGGTTTGATGATTTTATTGGCAATGCGCAAATGGCTGGGGCGGGTGGTAACGAACAAACGTCTTGGTATTATGGTGATGATAGACCGTTAATTAGTATTGTTCGCCAGAATGGTATTTGTCGGTTAGACAATGGTTTAGTCAGTGTCATTGATATGGCCAATGAGCGAGATGAAGATTGGCATAATCGCACGGATAATTCATCTGCGAATGTGGCTGACGATGATTTGTATCCTGCGTATGAGTTTGCGTGTGATGCTGAGCCTGTAAACAGCCATAGAGAGATCGCCGATGACATTGGTGTTTGGACGTATTCAACCCTGAATGATGCAATGTTTTATGGCACCTTGGTGTATGACGCTTTTGTAAAATACTTCGGTGAGCCGCCCCTAAACGACAAAATACGTATTCGAGCGCATTATGCGGCAAGTTGGCGATCTTACGCTTATTGGGATGGGGCTTACGCAAATTTTTCTGATGCATATCCTTTACAATATTCAACCTTATCGCTGGATTCAGTGGCTCATGAAGTCGCTCATGGTGTATTAACCCGTATTTCTGCCTTAGATCCTTGGGTTAACGACTTGAGTCCTGATGCTAAAACGCTACATGAAGCTTTTGCTGATATCAGTGGTGTAATGGCTAAATACGAGATGACAGGGCAACTTGATTGGTTGCATGGCGGTGAGAATCACGGCTGGGTGAGACAGCTTGACCGGATTAAAACCGAGCATGGAGCTATAGCCAGCTTTTTGGACTATGACGCCGCGCAAGATAATTACTATCGACGGATAGGCATGTTGACCTACCCGTTTTATTTGCTGAGCCAACAGTGGGGTATCGAGCCTGCCTACCACGCTTATTTAAACGCCGCCAAACATTGCTGGCTGCCGTCAAGTTCGTTACCAGATGCGGCGCAATGTATTAAACAGCAAGCCGTTGCTGTTGGAGGCTCAGAACAAGATGTGGTTGATGCGTTTAAAACCGTTAAAATTAAATTGTTTGAGCAAGGGGTACTGAGTCATTTCACCCTTGAACAAAATGGCTATCAAATAGCTTTGACAGACAATAGCCAAACCGATAGCCAAGTGCTTAACTGGCATTGGACTTTAGGTGATGGCACAAGCTCAAATTTACCTAATCCAACGCATACCTATGCGCAAGCAGGTGAGTATCAAGTTAAGCTAACGGTTACGGATCAAAATTATCATCAGGATACGTTTACCCGCCAAATTGAGGTAACAGTTGAGGTAAACGCACAATAA
- a CDS encoding DEAD/DEAH box helicase — translation MLINQSLHQQIEDLFQQYLTLSEDIQAIIKILAVIYKPVGAGKFNELLKELQRAGIFNTQPSIKPLSKEQKQHLVQLGFITNDKMGLRINLLLANRLTQISIEEDSYKSILHYGEKVVPVASTLEWQNKQINEQRIFRDMYFLGSLEQLESVLEFNKNPQIINVDKNQLLVHLFFIPFNLDTFLKLPNSIQYQSFATWLIAKKDAGVECDYICQLMRQVINHNPSNQALQHLLAETLLLRGDIYACQQLLTDDDPSCWGLQLRASMQFLQGQFANALQTFELAFKAKNKISRRKKQYLSGPLGLFYKLCLVIQANQQDGSLYEKVLKQIDYEEDDYRNMSRGWAAVNHSLMRGIICLSNGNKYSDRQGAYNNRLTQYKLAESVVLLTNSLLAYWVNQELSTSERAELDNSLAQFNQLGFELYATFAKQLINTLDNQQVYALPSNVLNLPEQISPQADWDIALDKLLALNPGKSATATPTEPVAAKPMRMIWELHEDFEGYRIKPREQKATRKGWGKGRNVALKRLYQDASQFDYLTEQDLKLCRAIEAYQGWGYHSSTEYSLSGLSALQAAIGHENLYLADDLSAPIELQQKEPELLVSQQGDQYCLSIADLPETYTELNNDENFTLREDSPERWHLTVFSTEHMRVANIIGDCGLLVPSSAKEKVLASISAIAPFLNIQSDISELDTGLESVTCDSDLVINIQPYQSGLEFTCLVMPFGEQGPAFKPGIGNANMTTELNGQRIATQRDLQAEEQLLDQLDQYCPAFLTMYDNSLALEDLPQALEALQQLEQIATQENNPIALKLRWPKGKKFSLSKPLESQHLQLKVGKSTEWFDLSGELQISEEQVIDFRQLLKLVASSNGRFIQLDESQIIALSDDLRAKLEQLNHATDEGRFHQLASGQILEATQGMRLKPLHSWEKQTQKMHQANEINPQVPSTLQAELRDYQLEGFDWASRLAHWGAGACLADDMGLGKTLQALAVILSRASQGATLVIAPTSVCFNWQQEAHKFAPTLNVKMFAEATTGEQREQLLDNLAPFDLVIISYGLLLRESDKLKQIKWQTIIADEAQALKNPLAKRTQAACALKADFRMITTGTPIENNLTELWSLFRFVNPGLLGNLKQFGARFAFPIENVKEDKIAARKASQGLKTLIQPFILRRMKNQVLTELPPRTEINIAIELSDKEKAFYEALRLNAIDNLMAASDTANAGEQRIKMLAELVKLRQACCHPKLVMAESDLPSAKLAALDELVQELKQNKHKALIFSQFVGHLQLIKQHLDQTGISYQYLDGSTPQKERAKRVNAFQNGEGDVFLISLKAGGSGLNLTAADYVIHMDPWWNPAVEEQASDRAHRMGQQRPVTIYRLISKNTIEERIVALHQHKRDLADQLLAGNDQVSKLSVEEMLGLLKEEF, via the coding sequence ATGTTAATTAACCAATCACTCCATCAGCAAATAGAAGATTTATTCCAACAATACTTAACCTTGAGTGAAGATATTCAAGCAATCATTAAAATATTAGCGGTGATCTATAAACCCGTTGGGGCAGGCAAATTTAATGAATTACTTAAGGAGTTGCAGCGCGCAGGCATTTTTAATACCCAGCCCAGTATCAAGCCGCTATCCAAGGAGCAAAAACAGCACTTAGTGCAACTGGGGTTCATAACCAATGACAAGATGGGATTGCGTATTAATTTACTGCTGGCCAATCGTTTAACTCAAATAAGTATTGAAGAAGATAGTTATAAAAGCATATTGCATTACGGTGAGAAAGTTGTGCCAGTTGCTTCAACCTTGGAGTGGCAAAACAAGCAAATTAATGAACAGCGTATATTTCGCGACATGTACTTTTTAGGTTCGCTTGAACAGCTCGAATCAGTGCTTGAGTTCAACAAAAACCCTCAAATAATTAATGTCGACAAAAACCAACTTTTGGTGCACTTGTTTTTTATTCCCTTCAATTTAGATACATTTTTAAAGCTACCCAACTCCATTCAGTATCAAAGTTTTGCGACTTGGCTAATTGCTAAAAAAGATGCTGGAGTTGAATGCGATTACATTTGCCAACTAATGCGACAGGTTATTAACCACAACCCAAGCAACCAAGCATTGCAGCATTTATTGGCAGAAACCCTATTATTACGCGGCGATATTTACGCTTGCCAGCAATTATTAACTGATGACGATCCCTCTTGTTGGGGTTTGCAACTGCGGGCTAGCATGCAGTTTTTACAAGGCCAATTCGCCAACGCGTTGCAAACCTTTGAACTCGCCTTTAAAGCGAAAAACAAAATTTCGCGGCGCAAAAAGCAGTACTTATCCGGCCCCTTGGGTTTATTTTATAAGCTGTGTTTAGTCATTCAAGCTAACCAACAAGACGGCAGTTTATACGAAAAAGTCCTCAAGCAAATTGATTATGAAGAAGATGACTACCGCAATATGAGTCGAGGCTGGGCAGCCGTTAACCATAGTTTAATGAGAGGTATTATTTGTTTATCTAACGGTAATAAATATAGTGACCGTCAAGGGGCTTACAATAATAGACTTACCCAGTATAAATTGGCTGAATCCGTGGTTTTACTCACTAACTCCTTACTTGCCTATTGGGTCAACCAAGAATTGTCAACCAGTGAACGCGCGGAATTGGATAATAGTTTAGCGCAGTTTAACCAACTCGGGTTTGAGCTATACGCCACCTTTGCTAAACAACTCATCAATACGTTAGATAACCAACAAGTGTATGCGCTACCGTCTAATGTGCTTAACTTGCCAGAACAAATTTCACCACAAGCTGACTGGGATATTGCTTTAGATAAATTATTGGCCTTAAACCCAGGTAAATCCGCCACAGCAACGCCAACAGAGCCAGTTGCCGCAAAACCCATGCGCATGATTTGGGAATTACATGAAGATTTTGAAGGCTATCGGATCAAACCGCGTGAACAAAAGGCAACGCGCAAAGGCTGGGGCAAAGGCCGTAACGTCGCGTTAAAACGTTTATACCAAGATGCCTCGCAATTTGATTATTTAACCGAGCAAGACCTTAAGCTATGTCGTGCTATTGAGGCTTATCAAGGTTGGGGCTATCACAGCTCTACTGAATATTCTTTAAGCGGCCTTAGTGCATTACAAGCCGCAATTGGCCACGAAAACTTATATTTAGCCGACGATCTCAGTGCACCAATCGAACTACAACAAAAAGAGCCTGAATTGCTCGTTAGCCAGCAAGGTGATCAATATTGCTTAAGTATTGCCGATCTCCCCGAAACCTATACCGAGCTAAATAACGACGAGAACTTTACTTTGCGTGAAGACTCGCCAGAGCGTTGGCATTTAACTGTATTTAGTACTGAGCATATGCGCGTGGCCAATATTATTGGCGACTGCGGCTTGTTGGTTCCGTCCAGTGCCAAAGAAAAAGTTCTTGCCAGTATTTCGGCTATTGCGCCTTTTCTTAACATTCAATCAGATATTAGCGAGCTAGATACAGGTTTAGAGTCGGTTACTTGTGATAGCGACTTAGTCATCAACATTCAGCCGTATCAATCGGGGCTAGAATTTACCTGCTTAGTTATGCCGTTTGGCGAACAGGGGCCTGCCTTTAAGCCTGGTATTGGCAACGCTAATATGACGACAGAGTTAAACGGCCAGCGCATTGCCACGCAGCGCGATCTGCAAGCCGAAGAGCAATTATTAGATCAACTTGATCAGTATTGTCCCGCATTTTTAACCATGTACGACAACAGCTTAGCACTTGAGGATTTACCGCAGGCGTTAGAAGCATTGCAACAACTAGAACAGATAGCCACCCAAGAAAACAACCCCATCGCATTAAAGCTAAGATGGCCCAAAGGCAAAAAATTTAGCCTAAGTAAACCACTTGAAAGCCAGCATTTACAGTTAAAAGTAGGTAAGTCTACCGAATGGTTTGATCTCAGTGGTGAGTTACAAATAAGTGAAGAGCAAGTCATTGATTTTCGTCAATTATTAAAACTAGTAGCCAGCAGTAATGGCCGCTTTATTCAACTCGACGAATCACAAATTATTGCCTTGTCTGACGACTTACGCGCCAAGTTAGAGCAACTCAATCACGCCACGGATGAAGGTCGCTTCCATCAGTTAGCCAGCGGCCAAATTTTAGAAGCCACCCAAGGCATGCGATTAAAACCCCTGCATAGCTGGGAAAAACAAACGCAAAAGATGCACCAAGCGAATGAAATTAATCCGCAAGTGCCAAGTACCTTACAAGCGGAATTGCGCGATTATCAGCTAGAAGGTTTTGATTGGGCATCGCGCCTCGCCCATTGGGGCGCTGGCGCCTGTTTAGCTGACGACATGGGTTTAGGTAAAACGTTACAAGCGTTAGCCGTTATTTTATCCCGCGCCAGCCAAGGGGCAACTTTGGTGATCGCGCCCACTTCGGTTTGTTTCAATTGGCAACAAGAAGCTCATAAATTTGCCCCAACCTTAAATGTAAAAATGTTTGCCGAAGCAACAACAGGTGAACAGCGTGAACAATTGCTCGATAACCTTGCCCCGTTTGATTTAGTCATTATTAGCTATGGTTTACTGCTACGTGAAAGCGACAAACTCAAGCAAATCAAATGGCAGACTATTATCGCCGACGAAGCGCAAGCATTAAAAAATCCGCTAGCTAAGCGAACGCAAGCAGCCTGCGCTTTAAAAGCGGATTTTAGAATGATCACCACAGGCACGCCGATTGAAAATAACCTAACCGAGCTATGGAGCTTATTCCGTTTTGTTAACCCCGGGTTATTAGGCAATTTAAAACAATTTGGCGCACGCTTTGCGTTTCCTATCGAAAATGTCAAAGAAGACAAAATTGCCGCTCGCAAAGCCAGCCAAGGCTTAAAAACCTTGATCCAGCCGTTTATTTTACGCCGCATGAAAAATCAGGTACTCACGGAATTACCGCCTCGTACCGAGATTAATATTGCGATTGAACTAAGCGACAAAGAAAAAGCCTTTTACGAGGCTTTGCGTTTAAACGCTATCGACAATCTTATGGCTGCCAGCGACACCGCCAATGCCGGCGAACAACGTATTAAAATGCTCGCTGAATTAGTCAAACTACGCCAAGCTTGTTGCCACCCTAAACTCGTGATGGCCGAAAGTGATCTGCCCAGCGCTAAATTAGCCGCACTAGATGAGTTAGTGCAGGAGCTAAAACAAAACAAACATAAGGCGCTCATTTTTAGCCAATTTGTTGGCCACTTGCAGTTAATTAAACAGCATTTAGATCAAACAGGGATCAGCTATCAATACCTTGATGGCTCTACCCCACAAAAAGAGCGAGCCAAACGGGTTAACGCCTTTCAAAATGGTGAAGGTGATGTGTTCTTAATCAGCCTAAAAGCCGGTGGTTCGGGATTAAACTTAACCGCGGCAGATTACGTTATTCATATGGATCCTTGGTGGAACCCAGCAGTAGAAGAACAAGCTTCTGATCGCGCACATCGTATGGGACAGCAACGACCTGTCACCATCTATCGTTTAATCAGCAAAAATACCATTGAAGAACGCATAGTCGCCTTGCATCAACATAAGCGCGATCTTGCCGACCAATTGCTCGCCGGTAATGATCAAGTCAGTAAACTATCGGTAGAAGAAATGCTTGGCTTGCTGAAGGAAGAGTTTTAA
- a CDS encoding CinA family protein — protein MENWSAITILSSEVGELLKQDNKTVATAESCTGGGIAMALTEIPGSSAYFTQSWVTYSNAAKVNLLNIPETILEQHGAVSESTVNAMAISALSQAETDYAIAVSGVAGPDGGTEAKPVGFVMFAFAQKDSDTLVIEKNFAGDRQSVRGQAIEFALQQLKEIVSSKK, from the coding sequence ATGGAAAACTGGTCAGCAATTACTATCCTTTCTAGTGAAGTGGGTGAGTTACTAAAGCAAGATAATAAAACCGTGGCAACAGCAGAGTCTTGTACGGGCGGCGGTATTGCGATGGCACTAACAGAAATACCAGGTAGCTCAGCGTATTTTACTCAGTCTTGGGTAACGTATAGCAATGCAGCGAAAGTTAATTTGTTGAATATTCCTGAAACTATCTTGGAACAGCACGGTGCGGTTAGTGAATCTACCGTCAATGCCATGGCAATATCAGCATTAAGTCAAGCGGAAACAGATTATGCTATCGCCGTTAGCGGAGTTGCTGGCCCAGACGGTGGTACAGAAGCAAAGCCAGTGGGATTTGTTATGTTCGCATTTGCCCAAAAAGACAGTGACACCTTAGTTATAGAGAAAAACTTTGCAGGTGATCGCCAATCTGTACGTGGTCAAGCAATAGAATTTGCCCTGCAACAATTAAAAGAAATCGTATCCAGTAAAAAATAA
- the recA gene encoding recombinase RecA → MSDNKKQALTAALSQIERQFGKGSIMRLGDNTTMDIESVSTGSLGLDIALGIGGLPCGRIIEIFGPESSGKTTLTLETIAQAQKMGKTCAFVDAEHALDPIYAQKLGVNVDELLVSQPDTGEQALEIADMLVRSGAVDVIIVDSVAALTPKAEIEGEMGDSHVGLQARLMSQALRKLTANIKKSNTLCIFINQIRMKIGVMFGNPETTTGGNALKFYASVRLDIRRIGAVKDGDEVTGNETRVKVVKNKVAPPFKQAEFQIMYGAGVCKEAELLDLGVKNGFVEKAGAWYSYNGDRIGQGKANCTKFLQENVEIANDIETKLRNLLLVKAAPTEEDEVETEA, encoded by the coding sequence ATGAGCGATAACAAAAAACAAGCGTTAACGGCTGCCTTAAGCCAAATTGAACGTCAATTCGGTAAAGGTTCTATCATGCGCCTTGGTGATAACACCACTATGGATATCGAAAGTGTTTCAACGGGTTCACTGGGTTTAGATATTGCATTAGGTATAGGTGGTTTACCTTGTGGCCGTATTATCGAAATCTTCGGCCCTGAATCGTCAGGTAAAACAACCTTAACGCTAGAAACAATCGCTCAAGCACAAAAAATGGGTAAAACCTGTGCTTTCGTTGATGCTGAACATGCACTAGACCCTATTTACGCTCAAAAACTTGGGGTTAATGTTGACGAATTATTAGTTTCGCAACCCGATACCGGTGAGCAAGCACTAGAAATTGCTGACATGTTAGTTCGCTCTGGTGCGGTTGATGTGATTATCGTTGACTCCGTTGCCGCATTAACGCCTAAAGCTGAAATTGAAGGCGAAATGGGTGACTCTCACGTTGGTTTGCAAGCTCGCTTAATGTCACAAGCTTTACGTAAGCTAACGGCCAATATTAAAAAATCAAATACCCTGTGTATCTTCATTAACCAAATCCGTATGAAGATAGGTGTTATGTTTGGTAACCCTGAAACCACTACGGGCGGTAACGCACTTAAATTCTATGCATCAGTACGTTTAGATATCCGTCGTATTGGGGCAGTAAAAGATGGCGACGAAGTCACAGGTAACGAAACCCGAGTTAAAGTGGTTAAAAACAAAGTCGCTCCGCCATTTAAACAAGCCGAATTCCAAATTATGTATGGCGCTGGTGTTTGTAAAGAAGCTGAGTTATTAGATTTAGGTGTGAAAAACGGCTTTGTCGAAAAAGCAGGTGCTTGGTATAGCTACAATGGTGATCGCATCGGTCAAGGTAAAGCAAACTGTACTAAGTTTTTACAAGAGAATGTTGAAATTGCCAACGACATTGAAACTAAGCTACGTAACTTATTGTTAGTTAAAGCGGCACCAACAGAAGAAGACGAAGTCGAAACTGAAGCTTAA
- a CDS encoding HNH endonuclease: MKISESSVHFIYNAAKNVYDSKRTLVSAAKEASDKGLMSDGSARIYINIFRSLMKGVGHTRAMNEYSTIYFLESIYKDYGLYQFELALQATAHHVNYYNSLGKGRRTSIEKVIADMKTKHNVQSNAYSVYPDEVEFIEGKVIQTYINKYERSASARQKAIVVHGVNCIVCDFNFEEMYGSLGTGFIHIHHLIDLSEIGSEYSLNVETDLVPVCPNCHAMLHKTKPAMKPEKLKEHLTKRNNRTAII, encoded by the coding sequence ATGAAAATTTCAGAATCTAGTGTTCATTTCATTTACAACGCAGCAAAGAACGTATATGACTCAAAGAGAACTTTGGTGTCAGCAGCTAAAGAAGCGTCTGACAAGGGGTTAATGTCTGATGGCTCTGCGAGGATCTACATAAATATTTTTAGAAGCTTAATGAAAGGTGTTGGGCACACCAGAGCAATGAATGAGTATTCTACGATATATTTTCTTGAGTCAATTTATAAAGATTATGGTTTATACCAATTTGAGCTTGCATTGCAGGCTACAGCGCATCATGTCAATTACTATAACTCTCTAGGAAAAGGGCGTAGAACTTCGATTGAAAAAGTTATTGCAGATATGAAAACCAAGCATAATGTTCAATCAAACGCTTATTCAGTGTACCCTGACGAAGTTGAGTTCATAGAAGGTAAAGTAATACAAACTTACATAAACAAATATGAGCGAAGCGCGAGCGCGAGGCAAAAAGCAATAGTTGTACATGGTGTTAACTGTATTGTATGTGATTTTAATTTTGAAGAAATGTATGGTTCTTTAGGTACTGGCTTTATTCATATCCATCACCTAATTGACTTATCGGAAATTGGTTCTGAGTACAGTTTGAACGTAGAAACCGATCTCGTACCAGTATGTCCAAACTGTCATGCAATGTTACACAAAACTAAACCGGCAATGAAACCTGAAAAGTTGAAAGAGCACTTAACAAAGAGAAATAACAGGACAGCCATCATATAA